In a genomic window of Methylovirgula sp. 4M-Z18:
- the panE gene encoding 2-dehydropantoate 2-reductase: MRVLVLGAGGTGGYFGGRLVQAGGDVEFLVRPRRAAQLEAGGLIIKSPFGDATLKVKAITQAAGVADAILLSCKAYDLESAMDAIAPAVGENTLIVPLLNGLKHLDALDARFGAKHMLGGVALISATLGPQGEIIHLNQLQGLVMGAREAAQAEVARAVAQAFAPAKFALLSPNILQEMWEKFVFITTFAGMTTLMRAPIGAILEADDGEALLREMLEECCATAAAAGHSPSKGALARMQAMLFERGSALTASMLRDVERGGPTEHDQIIGDMQARARAAGLPTPLLRTSFAHLQAYAAGRR, encoded by the coding sequence ATGCGGGTTCTGGTTCTGGGTGCCGGCGGCACGGGCGGGTATTTCGGCGGCCGATTGGTTCAGGCGGGCGGCGATGTCGAATTCCTGGTCCGGCCGAGGCGCGCGGCGCAGCTTGAGGCCGGCGGCCTTATCATCAAGAGCCCGTTCGGCGATGCGACGCTCAAGGTCAAGGCGATCACGCAAGCGGCCGGGGTTGCCGATGCGATTCTTCTGTCGTGCAAGGCCTATGACCTTGAGAGCGCTATGGACGCGATTGCGCCAGCCGTGGGCGAGAACACCCTGATCGTGCCGCTGCTGAACGGCCTCAAGCACCTCGACGCGCTGGACGCGCGTTTCGGCGCAAAGCATATGCTCGGCGGCGTTGCCCTGATCAGCGCGACGCTGGGGCCGCAAGGCGAAATCATCCATCTCAACCAGTTGCAGGGTTTGGTGATGGGCGCGCGCGAAGCCGCCCAGGCTGAGGTCGCCCGCGCCGTCGCCCAAGCTTTCGCGCCTGCGAAGTTCGCGCTTTTAAGCCCCAATATCCTGCAGGAGATGTGGGAGAAATTCGTGTTCATCACGACGTTCGCCGGCATGACGACGCTGATGCGCGCGCCGATCGGCGCGATCCTTGAGGCGGACGATGGCGAGGCCTTGCTACGTGAGATGTTGGAGGAATGTTGCGCGACCGCCGCAGCCGCCGGTCACAGCCCATCAAAAGGCGCGCTCGCGCGGATGCAGGCGATGCTGTTCGAGCGCGGCTCGGCACTTACCGCCTCGATGTTGCGCGATGTCGAGCGCGGTGGCCCGACGGAGCATGACCAGATTATCGGCGACATGCAGGCCCGCGCCCGCGCAGCGGGCCTGCCGACGCCCCTGCTGCGCACGAGTTTCGCGCATTTGCAGGCCTATGCAGCGGGAAGGCGGTGA
- a CDS encoding SGNH/GDSL hydrolase family protein — MTTLDTLHDSQTVAFLGASNATGTGPAFDWVGELQRRPRNRQRTFRHFGAGGELAANVLQHVPEVVAAKPDKIVIFLGGNEILAGLSDKARRFFTSPAQGTEAPSAEGFQENLNGLVSRLKNETGARIALCSLPPLGEARGTEEPFQRLLNEKVEQYSARIAHTAFGAGCAYVPLYEAFLVHLNAAPVHALTGLRLLPFFVDAFRSTVLRQDPDAIGERNGWHFHIDGIHLNRRGGLIAADLVQKFLDA, encoded by the coding sequence ATGACGACACTCGACACTTTGCATGACAGCCAGACGGTCGCCTTTCTCGGGGCCAGCAACGCCACCGGCACAGGGCCGGCTTTCGATTGGGTGGGCGAATTGCAGCGCCGCCCGCGCAACCGGCAGCGCACTTTCCGCCATTTTGGCGCGGGCGGCGAACTCGCCGCCAATGTGCTGCAGCATGTTCCAGAGGTCGTGGCAGCCAAACCCGATAAGATCGTGATCTTTCTCGGCGGCAACGAGATTCTCGCCGGCCTGTCGGACAAGGCGCGCCGGTTCTTCACCAGCCCCGCGCAAGGCACCGAAGCGCCTTCGGCCGAAGGCTTTCAGGAAAACCTGAACGGCCTCGTGAGCCGCCTGAAAAACGAAACAGGCGCGCGCATCGCGCTGTGCTCGCTGCCGCCGCTCGGCGAGGCGCGCGGCACCGAAGAGCCGTTCCAACGCCTGTTGAACGAGAAGGTCGAGCAATATTCGGCCCGCATCGCCCATACGGCCTTTGGCGCCGGCTGCGCCTATGTGCCGCTGTATGAAGCGTTTTTGGTGCATTTGAACGCGGCGCCGGTCCACGCCCTCACGGGCTTGAGGCTGTTACCGTTCTTCGTCGATGCCTTCCGCTCGACCGTGCTACGCCAGGATCCGGACGCAATCGGCGAGCGCAACGGGTGGCATTTCCACATCGACGGCATCCATCTCAACCGCCGAGGCGGGCTGATCGCCGCCGATTTGGTGCAGAAGTTTTTGGACGCGTGA
- a CDS encoding GcrA family cell cycle regulator, translating to MNELTCLPGISFLDVQNGCKWPVSGDGLDLRVCGAKVAGKQSYCTPHRLLAYVPSENMEALPSSAAKLWELQPMLRQRMHYTQQGR from the coding sequence ATGAACGAGCTCACGTGCCTGCCGGGAATCAGCTTCCTGGATGTCCAAAACGGTTGCAAATGGCCGGTTTCCGGCGATGGTCTCGATTTGCGCGTCTGCGGCGCGAAGGTCGCCGGGAAGCAAAGCTACTGCACCCCACACCGCCTACTCGCCTATGTGCCGAGTGAGAACATGGAGGCGCTGCCTTCTTCCGCAGCGAAGCTATGGGAGCTTCAACCGATGCTGCGACAAAGGATGCATTATACGCAGCAAGGAAGATAA
- a CDS encoding XRE family transcriptional regulator: protein MGMNNLARAMAAKGLTDTGLARLVDKAQAQIWRLRTGNRPLTKAWAELLAPHLGLSPQALLFDDNEPLPAPPGATVHALREDGPPLPRPLQRLEWPEFSDDRLPVLGKAVGGSDGKFMFNGEPIEYVSRPPSLRNVTTAYCVYVDGESMEPRYFAGELVYVHTGRPPRAREFVVVELHPEQNGDPASGYVKQFQRWAGEYLILSQLNPVKEIKIAKARVKGLHPIVGSFSA, encoded by the coding sequence ATGGGTATGAACAACTTAGCCCGCGCCATGGCCGCCAAGGGGCTGACCGATACCGGTCTCGCCAGGCTGGTCGATAAAGCGCAAGCGCAGATTTGGCGCTTGCGCACCGGTAACCGCCCTCTCACCAAGGCGTGGGCGGAACTGCTTGCGCCGCATCTGGGCCTAAGCCCGCAAGCGCTTTTGTTCGACGACAATGAACCGCTGCCCGCGCCGCCGGGCGCGACCGTTCACGCGCTGCGCGAGGATGGTCCGCCGCTGCCGCGCCCGCTGCAACGGCTCGAATGGCCGGAATTCAGTGATGATCGCCTGCCCGTGCTCGGCAAGGCTGTGGGGGGCAGCGACGGAAAATTCATGTTCAATGGCGAACCGATCGAATATGTCAGCCGCCCGCCGAGCTTGCGCAACGTGACCACCGCCTATTGCGTCTATGTTGACGGTGAGTCGATGGAGCCGCGCTATTTTGCCGGCGAACTCGTCTATGTGCACACCGGGCGCCCGCCGCGCGCTAGGGAATTCGTGGTGGTGGAGTTGCACCCCGAACAGAACGGCGACCCAGCCTCGGGCTATGTGAAGCAGTTCCAGCGCTGGGCCGGCGAATATTTGATCCTGAGCCAGTTGAACCCCGTCAAGGAGATCAAGATTGCGAAGGCGCGCGTGAAAGGGCTGCACCCGATCGTGGGAAGCTTTTCCGCGTGA
- a CDS encoding AAA family ATPase yields MDPRRNPYSPGAGSQPLELAGRGELVTRAEIALDRIRAGRAARSFILYGLRGVGKTVLLNRIRLDAEARGFASVAVEAPEGRSLPGVLIPALRAALVRLSAMSAGRAAFEVAMKALAGFARAFKVKFHDIEIAMDVAPKPGLADSGDLDFDLADLFKTIGQAAKKRELAVVLYLDELQYVAERQLAALITALHSVAQDQLPLTMVAAGLPQLAGQMGRAKSYAERLFEFYELGPLDDAAARTALTVPAAKEGATYDDAALVEILAQTQGYPYFLQEWGKHAWDIAARSPIRGKDAKLATVLALAELDASFFRVRFDRLTPSEKQYLQAMAALGPGAHRSGDIADRLGKKVSTVAPVRANLIAKGMAYSPAHGDTAFTVPLFDAFMKRIMGGA; encoded by the coding sequence ATGGATCCCCGCCGCAATCCCTATTCACCCGGCGCCGGCAGCCAGCCGCTTGAGCTCGCTGGCCGGGGCGAACTCGTCACCCGCGCCGAAATCGCGCTCGACCGCATCCGCGCCGGGCGCGCGGCGCGCAGCTTCATTCTATATGGCCTGCGCGGGGTGGGTAAAACCGTGCTGCTGAACCGCATCCGGCTCGACGCCGAGGCGCGCGGCTTTGCCAGCGTCGCGGTCGAGGCGCCGGAGGGCCGTTCATTGCCCGGCGTGCTCATTCCCGCCTTGCGCGCCGCGCTGGTGCGCCTGAGCGCGATGAGCGCCGGGCGCGCGGCCTTCGAGGTCGCAATGAAAGCCCTCGCAGGCTTTGCTCGCGCGTTCAAGGTGAAGTTTCACGACATCGAAATCGCGATGGATGTCGCGCCCAAGCCCGGGCTCGCCGACAGCGGCGATTTGGATTTCGATCTCGCCGATCTGTTCAAAACCATCGGCCAGGCGGCGAAGAAGCGCGAGCTCGCCGTCGTGCTCTATCTCGACGAACTGCAATATGTCGCCGAGCGGCAGCTTGCCGCGCTGATCACCGCGCTGCACAGCGTCGCGCAAGACCAATTGCCGCTCACCATGGTCGCCGCCGGTCTGCCGCAGCTCGCCGGACAAATGGGCCGTGCCAAATCCTATGCCGAACGCCTGTTCGAATTCTACGAGCTCGGCCCGCTCGACGACGCAGCAGCGCGCACGGCGCTCACCGTGCCGGCGGCCAAAGAGGGCGCGACTTACGACGATGCAGCGCTCGTCGAGATTCTCGCACAGACACAAGGCTATCCGTATTTTCTGCAGGAATGGGGCAAGCACGCGTGGGACATTGCCGCGCGATCGCCCATCCGCGGGAAGGACGCGAAACTTGCAACCGTGCTCGCGCTCGCCGAACTCGACGCAAGCTTCTTCCGCGTGCGCTTCGATCGCCTGACCCCGTCGGAAAAGCAATATCTTCAAGCCATGGCCGCACTCGGCCCCGGCGCACACCGCTCCGGCGACATCGCCGACAGGCTGGGCAAAAAAGTTTCGACCGTCGCGCCGGTGCGCGCAAACCTCATCGCCAAAGGCATGGCCTATAGCCCCGCCCATGGCGACACGGCCTTCACCGTACCGCTGTTCGATGCGTTTATGAAGCGGATTATGGGTGGTGCGTGA
- a CDS encoding DUF2459 domain-containing protein, whose protein sequence is MVRFFSFLLRTILRLVVLVVALLAIYAGFALGCALMPQPGRAQYPIEGDAPAFVCATPVHADLVLPVKTEARDWRVLLPAVASGAPADGYIAIGWGDYGFYHDTPNWGDLTAAKVIDALSGRGPATLHTRLVAKPNPSACQRLTVDRAGHDSLSRFVLAALDTGTDGRPRVLDAPATDGGVFYAAKGNYSPWNTCNVWAGDALAVAGLRHAFWAPFSFGVTWPLRLGERTSPIRCHKL, encoded by the coding sequence ATGGTTCGCTTCTTTAGTTTTCTTTTGCGAACAATTTTGCGTCTCGTCGTGCTGGTCGTCGCGCTTCTGGCCATTTATGCGGGCTTCGCGCTTGGCTGCGCGCTGATGCCGCAGCCCGGGCGGGCGCAATATCCGATCGAGGGTGATGCACCGGCTTTCGTCTGCGCGACGCCGGTCCATGCCGACTTGGTGCTGCCGGTCAAGACGGAGGCGCGCGACTGGCGGGTGTTACTGCCGGCGGTGGCGTCAGGTGCGCCGGCGGATGGCTATATCGCCATCGGCTGGGGCGATTACGGCTTTTATCACGACACACCGAACTGGGGCGACTTGACCGCCGCCAAAGTGATCGACGCACTAAGCGGGCGCGGCCCAGCGACCCTGCACACGCGCCTCGTCGCCAAGCCAAACCCCAGCGCCTGCCAGCGCTTGACCGTCGACCGGGCGGGCCACGATTCGTTGTCGCGCTTCGTGCTGGCCGCGCTGGACACCGGCACCGACGGCAGGCCACGCGTGCTCGATGCACCCGCGACCGACGGCGGCGTGTTCTATGCAGCCAAGGGCAATTACAGCCCGTGGAACACCTGCAATGTCTGGGCTGGCGACGCCCTCGCGGTGGCGGGCCTGCGCCACGCCTTCTGGGCCCCTTTCAGCTTCGGCGTCACCTGGCCGCTGCGGTTAGGCGAGCGCACCTCCCCAATCCGCTGCCATAAACTGTAG
- a CDS encoding methyltransferase family protein, translating to MQRLWASLGSIVFLVLAPGTVAGLVPWWIADWRLGSDDFLHRGMGTALIALGLAPLLASFARFAWQGLGTPAPVAPPQHLVVTGCYRHVRNPMYVAVATPLIGEALLFASVGIFAFALIFLIATHLFVIFYEEPTLREKFGDRYMNYRAHVPRWWPLVTPWQGGG from the coding sequence ATGCAACGGCTTTGGGCATCGTTGGGATCGATTGTCTTTCTTGTCCTTGCGCCGGGCACGGTGGCTGGGCTTGTGCCATGGTGGATCGCTGATTGGCGCCTGGGCAGCGATGATTTCTTGCATCGCGGTATGGGTACGGCGCTGATCGCGCTTGGCCTTGCGCCGCTGCTTGCCTCGTTTGCGCGCTTCGCTTGGCAAGGGCTCGGCACGCCCGCGCCCGTCGCGCCGCCGCAGCACCTTGTGGTGACGGGCTGCTATCGCCATGTGCGCAACCCGATGTACGTCGCCGTCGCGACGCCGCTGATCGGCGAAGCGCTTCTATTTGCCAGCGTTGGCATCTTCGCCTTCGCATTGATCTTTCTGATCGCGACGCATCTGTTCGTGATTTTTTACGAGGAGCCGACGCTGCGGGAAAAATTCGGCGATAGATACATGAACTATCGTGCGCATGTCCCAAGATGGTGGCCCCTTGTCACGCCGTGGCAGGGTGGCGGATGA
- a CDS encoding caspase family protein yields the protein MRIWSKWAASALTLIALQAGVVRAQAPEPRLALVIGESAYPQNALPTAANDAGLIASTLSAEGFDVTGARDLDDESLRKSLREFLDKAAAAGPNAVVFVYIAGQGLQLEGENYLVPVGASIARDTDVPANAYRLSDFTRALDGIPLKARIVVLDAAHANNFAKGGQPIAAGLAITDPAPGSLIAYNATPDTVAPDQSGTYGVYAQALNEMLHQAGMPLDEVFNDTRLRVNELSKGALTPWDADKVTVPFVFLERGSGAPVAAVSDEQRQAYDTQPISQFSADDAYYAALDRDTIDAYQDFLVAFPNAPQAGRVRVLLAVRREAVTWRITYRTDRPNAYWSYLRRYPSGPHAWDAHRRLGELRAELTPPETFDFIRYDVPPPPPEEIVIINRPVLIFEADGPPPPPPPRYFIEPGPREVVAPPPPEPGAGRYILPLLPAAAAIATIPLWAHVPKGVPEPRRAEGAPLVRPPGVVQQNPAGPPPVQPPPGKPPVAPGAPQPLPPQPGAPSPRQHVLPTPGVPGVRTLPQPGVPQPGVPGVRTLPQAGAPQPGVPGVRRRLPPGAPGAPAAEGLPGVRLAPGQQLAPGSQPVPGSQPAPGQQPAHVMPAAPAPQVHVPPVLPPAAPVHVAPPAAPVHVVPPPAPQVHVPPPAAPIRVAPHPAPVPPADPAARAPGGHPPQGGPERRCGHPGEPPCH from the coding sequence ATGAGAATATGGAGCAAATGGGCGGCGTCCGCGCTCACCCTCATCGCGTTGCAGGCTGGCGTCGTGCGCGCGCAGGCGCCGGAGCCGCGTCTTGCTTTGGTGATCGGCGAGAGCGCCTATCCGCAAAACGCGCTTCCTACAGCGGCAAATGACGCCGGCCTCATCGCCTCGACCTTGAGCGCGGAAGGCTTCGACGTCACCGGCGCGCGCGATCTCGACGACGAATCCTTGCGCAAATCGCTCCGCGAGTTTCTCGACAAGGCCGCTGCCGCCGGACCGAATGCGGTTGTGTTCGTTTATATAGCGGGGCAGGGGCTGCAGCTCGAAGGCGAGAATTATCTCGTGCCGGTTGGCGCTTCGATTGCGCGCGATACCGATGTTCCGGCCAATGCCTATCGCCTCTCGGATTTTACCCGCGCGCTCGATGGAATCCCGCTGAAAGCCCGCATCGTCGTGCTCGATGCGGCACACGCCAATAATTTCGCCAAGGGTGGCCAGCCGATCGCCGCGGGCCTTGCCATCACCGATCCAGCGCCGGGCTCGCTCATCGCCTACAATGCTACGCCCGATACGGTGGCGCCAGACCAGAGCGGCACCTATGGCGTCTATGCGCAAGCGCTCAACGAAATGCTACACCAGGCTGGCATGCCGCTCGACGAAGTCTTCAACGACACGCGCCTCAGGGTCAACGAGCTCAGCAAGGGCGCGCTGACGCCCTGGGATGCTGATAAGGTCACCGTGCCTTTCGTCTTCCTGGAGCGCGGCTCGGGCGCGCCGGTGGCCGCGGTCTCGGACGAGCAGCGCCAGGCCTACGACACGCAGCCGATCAGCCAGTTCTCGGCCGACGACGCCTATTATGCCGCGCTCGACCGCGACACGATCGATGCCTATCAGGATTTCCTCGTCGCTTTCCCCAATGCACCGCAGGCCGGGCGCGTGCGCGTGCTGCTCGCCGTGCGGCGCGAGGCGGTGACCTGGCGCATCACCTATCGCACCGATAGGCCGAACGCGTACTGGTCCTATCTGCGGCGCTATCCCAGCGGGCCGCATGCGTGGGATGCGCACCGGCGCCTCGGCGAATTGCGCGCCGAGCTCACCCCGCCCGAGACGTTCGACTTCATCCGATATGACGTGCCGCCGCCGCCGCCCGAGGAAATCGTGATCATCAACCGGCCGGTGTTGATATTCGAGGCCGACGGCCCGCCGCCGCCTCCGCCCCCTCGCTATTTCATCGAGCCCGGCCCGCGCGAAGTGGTCGCGCCGCCGCCGCCGGAACCGGGCGCCGGCCGCTATATCTTGCCGCTGCTGCCGGCGGCCGCTGCGATCGCCACTATTCCGCTGTGGGCGCATGTGCCGAAAGGCGTGCCAGAGCCGCGCCGCGCCGAAGGGGCGCCGCTCGTCCGCCCGCCAGGTGTGGTGCAGCAAAATCCCGCTGGCCCGCCGCCCGTCCAGCCCCCGCCCGGCAAGCCGCCCGTAGCGCCCGGCGCACCCCAGCCGCTGCCGCCGCAACCGGGCGCGCCTTCGCCCCGCCAGCACGTGCTGCCGACACCCGGCGTCCCAGGCGTCCGCACCTTGCCGCAGCCGGGCGTGCCCCAGCCAGGTGTGCCCGGCGTCCGTACCTTGCCGCAGGCGGGTGCCCCCCAGCCCGGCGTGCCCGGTGTTCGCCGGAGGCTGCCGCCCGGTGCGCCGGGAGCGCCGGCCGCTGAGGGCCTGCCGGGCGTGCGGCTCGCGCCTGGCCAGCAGTTGGCACCCGGTTCGCAGCCGGTGCCGGGTTCGCAGCCGGCGCCCGGCCAGCAGCCCGCTCACGTGATGCCGGCTGCGCCAGCCCCGCAGGTGCATGTGCCGCCGGTGCTGCCGCCTGCTGCGCCGGTTCATGTTGCGCCGCCTGCCGCACCTGTTCATGTGGTGCCGCCGCCGGCGCCGCAAGTGCACGTGCCGCCGCCCGCCGCACCGATCCGTGTTGCGCCGCATCCCGCGCCCGTGCCCCCCGCTGACCCCGCAGCCCGTGCGCCCGGCGGTCATCCGCCGCAAGGCGGCCCCGAGCGCCGCTGCGGCCATCCAGGCGAACCGCCGTGCCACTAG
- a CDS encoding helix-turn-helix domain-containing protein, which produces MPTYHPYRSDFAEKARTHCRLGAAPEDLADLFGVDVVTIFRWQITIPSFARALKHGREEADDMVEQALFRKAIGCSHPAVKIFIDTKTREPKFESYIEHHPPDTAACQFWLKHRRPESWREPRDAFDLDAAMAGDAIPVEADEPGPDKPIL; this is translated from the coding sequence ATGCCGACCTACCACCCTTACCGCTCGGACTTCGCCGAAAAGGCCCGGACGCATTGTCGGCTGGGAGCGGCGCCGGAGGATTTGGCGGATTTGTTCGGTGTCGATGTCGTCACGATTTTCCGCTGGCAGATCACCATCCCCTCCTTTGCCCGTGCGCTGAAACACGGGCGCGAGGAGGCGGATGACATGGTCGAGCAGGCCCTGTTCCGCAAGGCCATCGGCTGTTCGCATCCGGCGGTGAAGATATTCATCGACACCAAGACGCGCGAGCCGAAATTCGAATCCTATATCGAGCATCATCCGCCGGACACGGCGGCCTGCCAGTTCTGGCTGAAACACCGCCGGCCCGAAAGCTGGCGCGAGCCGCGCGACGCGTTCGATCTCGATGCTGCGATGGCGGGCGACGCGATCCCTGTGGAGGCCGATGAGCCTGGTCCCGACAAGCCGATCCTCTGA
- a CDS encoding phage terminase large subunit family protein, whose protein sequence is MKSWVYTTLQGGHVPQHEVDRARRTLDVRTFRQEYEARFESFAGLVYYAFSRSASVRPHDYDPALALHIGMDFNIAPMSATVWQEVPEVRGLVAWQIDEIVLPTSNTHDMAAEIIRRYGRPGFDPLRPDVSHITIYPDPAGAQRRTSAQGMTDISILSVHGFQVRSLQSHPFIRDRINLMNARFESADGTRLAYVSPTCVKSIEALERQTYKEGTSEPDKLGGYDHLNDATGYFLYARYAHKPTFRTDVGHMER, encoded by the coding sequence GTGAAATCTTGGGTCTATACGACGTTGCAGGGCGGCCATGTGCCGCAGCATGAAGTCGATCGCGCACGCCGTACATTGGATGTGCGCACTTTTCGTCAGGAATACGAGGCGCGGTTCGAAAGCTTTGCGGGGCTGGTGTATTACGCCTTCTCACGCAGTGCCTCGGTTCGCCCGCACGATTACGACCCCGCCCTGGCGCTGCATATAGGCATGGATTTCAATATCGCGCCGATGAGCGCGACCGTGTGGCAGGAGGTGCCTGAAGTGCGAGGGCTTGTCGCATGGCAGATCGACGAGATTGTGCTGCCGACGTCGAACACCCATGACATGGCGGCGGAAATCATACGTCGCTACGGCCGCCCGGGATTCGATCCCCTGAGGCCTGACGTGTCACACATCACGATCTACCCCGATCCAGCCGGCGCGCAGCGGCGCACCTCGGCGCAAGGTATGACCGACATTTCGATTTTGAGTGTGCATGGCTTTCAGGTGCGTTCGCTGCAATCGCATCCGTTCATCCGCGACCGTATCAACCTGATGAACGCGCGGTTCGAAAGCGCCGACGGTACGCGCCTTGCCTATGTTTCGCCGACTTGCGTGAAATCGATCGAAGCGTTGGAGCGCCAAACCTACAAAGAGGGCACATCCGAGCCCGACAAGCTCGGCGGTTATGACCACCTGAACGACGCCACAGGCTACTTTCTCTATGCCCGCTACGCGCATAAGCCGACCTTCCGCACGGATGTTGGGCACATGGAGAGGTAG
- a CDS encoding phage portal protein, protein MFKTVSALVPQDRDLPLRAWTLDVLTRFLDGTIYDGFHFEFHQERSASGEYVPIAQRSPSVRSGLLRTVVNDSVSFLFSAGRFPLLDCADDAQAEATLSAILKDCQLNALMLEAATRGSVGSVVIWVRVLGNRLFFEALPTTYLTPIFEPDVPDTLREVREQYKVKGAALRAQGYAIAEDDAQEDFWFCRTWDATSETWYLPDPVGGNGTRQIDAARTTRHNLGFVPMIWVRNLPGGEGVDGACTFAPAIETVLEIDYQLSQAGRGLKYASAPTLMIKDAAPLPLNRQHIVGDALIVPPEGDAKLLEIQGTAAQAVIDYTRELRKLALESIGGSRADSDKIAVASSGRAMEMMNQSLIWLADKLRVSYGEGALLKLLKMVARISNKIALVDSEGAPITPIPQATKVTLKWPKWYAPTPTDRLADANALTTLMGGRLISRDSAVNALAADYDIEDVAAELARIGGEPGG, encoded by the coding sequence ATGTTCAAGACCGTCTCTGCCCTCGTGCCGCAGGATCGCGATTTGCCGCTTCGCGCCTGGACGCTCGACGTGCTTACCCGTTTTCTTGATGGCACGATTTATGACGGTTTCCATTTCGAGTTTCACCAGGAACGCAGTGCGTCCGGCGAATATGTGCCGATCGCGCAGCGGAGCCCAAGCGTGCGCTCCGGGCTGCTTCGGACGGTCGTCAACGACAGCGTGTCGTTTCTATTCAGCGCCGGTCGGTTTCCGCTGCTTGATTGTGCCGACGACGCGCAAGCGGAGGCGACGCTGAGTGCGATTCTCAAGGACTGTCAACTCAACGCGCTCATGTTGGAGGCGGCGACGCGCGGCTCTGTCGGCTCGGTGGTGATCTGGGTGCGCGTGCTTGGCAACCGCCTCTTTTTCGAGGCGCTGCCGACCACCTATCTGACGCCCATCTTCGAGCCCGATGTGCCTGACACGCTGCGCGAGGTGCGCGAGCAATATAAGGTGAAGGGCGCGGCTCTGCGCGCCCAAGGCTATGCGATCGCGGAAGACGACGCGCAAGAGGACTTCTGGTTCTGTCGCACCTGGGATGCGACCAGCGAAACCTGGTATCTGCCAGATCCGGTCGGCGGCAACGGCACGCGCCAAATCGATGCGGCGCGCACGACGCGGCACAATCTCGGCTTCGTGCCGATGATCTGGGTGAGGAATCTGCCGGGCGGCGAGGGCGTTGACGGCGCCTGCACCTTTGCGCCAGCGATCGAGACGGTGCTGGAAATCGATTATCAATTGAGCCAGGCGGGCAGGGGGCTCAAATATGCCTCCGCCCCAACGCTGATGATCAAGGATGCCGCGCCGCTGCCGCTCAATCGCCAGCACATCGTCGGCGACGCGCTGATCGTGCCGCCGGAGGGCGACGCGAAACTGCTCGAAATTCAGGGTACGGCGGCGCAGGCGGTGATCGATTACACCCGCGAACTGCGCAAGCTCGCGCTGGAAAGCATCGGCGGCTCGCGCGCCGACAGCGACAAGATCGCCGTGGCTTCCTCCGGCCGCGCCATGGAAATGATGAACCAATCGCTCATCTGGCTCGCCGATAAATTGCGCGTGTCATATGGCGAAGGGGCGCTCCTGAAACTGTTGAAGATGGTGGCGCGCATTTCCAACAAGATCGCGCTGGTCGACAGCGAAGGCGCGCCGATCACGCCGATTCCGCAGGCGACGAAGGTCACGCTGAAATGGCCGAAATGGTATGCCCCAACCCCTACTGACCGCCTTGCCGACGCCAATGCGCTCACGACGCTGATGGGCGGGCGCCTCATAAGCCGGGACAGCGCGGTCAACGCGCTCGCAGCTGACTATGACATCGAGGATGTGGCGGCGGAATTGGCGCGGATCGGCGGGGAGCCGGGCGGATGA
- a CDS encoding phage scaffolding protein, which translates to MSDQPPSDAGDSALKDKTFTYDDLRDMRRESAGYRRRAAEAQARVAELEAALSARDQAAREQLIRAELKTAALQAGMIDLDALKLIDPSSVRLDEHGDVIGVQALLTEAKQAKPYLFASTNTSSTAAPPPAQSPRARHARDMSPSEYQAAKAKFLRG; encoded by the coding sequence ATGTCAGACCAGCCCCCGAGCGATGCCGGCGACAGCGCGCTGAAGGACAAGACCTTTACCTATGACGATTTGCGCGACATGCGGCGCGAAAGCGCAGGCTATCGGCGCCGCGCGGCTGAGGCGCAGGCGCGTGTCGCCGAACTCGAAGCGGCGTTGAGCGCGCGCGATCAGGCGGCGCGGGAACAGCTCATTCGCGCCGAGCTGAAGACCGCTGCTTTGCAAGCGGGCATGATCGATCTCGACGCGCTGAAGCTCATCGATCCGTCCTCGGTGCGCCTCGACGAGCATGGCGATGTGATTGGCGTGCAGGCGCTGCTTACGGAGGCGAAGCAGGCAAAGCCATATCTGTTCGCGAGCACCAACACGTCGAGCACCGCTGCCCCGCCACCCGCGCAAAGCCCGCGTGCCAGGCACGCACGCGACATGAGCCCGAGCGAATACCAGGCCGCCAAGGCAAAGTTCTTAAGGGGCTAA